One part of the Streptomyces ferrugineus genome encodes these proteins:
- a CDS encoding DUF6104 family protein, with the protein MYFTDRGIEELEKRRGEEEITFEWLAEQLRTFVDLNPDFEVPVERLATWLARLDDEDDDV; encoded by the coding sequence ATGTACTTCACCGACCGAGGCATCGAAGAACTGGAGAAGCGGCGCGGCGAGGAGGAGATCACCTTCGAGTGGCTTGCCGAGCAGCTGCGCACCTTCGTCGACCTGAACCCGGACTTCGAGGTGCCGGTGGAGCGGCTGGCGACGTGGCTGGCGCGGCTGGACGACGAGGACGACGACGTGTAG